In the Thermodesulfovibrio yellowstonii DSM 11347 genome, one interval contains:
- a CDS encoding sulfite exporter TauE/SafE family protein produces MFDFLTYTFPISGVTTNILIPPLVAFIVSFFTSMGGVSGAFLLLPFQVSALNYTSPGVSGTNFIFNVVAIPSGVYRYHKEKRIPWPLAWVIMIGTVPGIIIGYYIRIKILPDPKSFKFFVGLVLLYIGVRLFFDVLKKKKATAQKKFDQKLTKEATVKTISFSLKKTVYEFWGERFSFSTIWVFLLAFVIGVIGGAYGIGGGAIMSPFLVTFFKLPVHSIAGACLMGTATASVFGVLYYAILPSPEGMQTSPDWLLGLLFGLGGAFGIYLGARVQKHVPQKYIKLILSILIVYVALRYIIQFFY; encoded by the coding sequence ATGTTTGATTTTCTTACATATACATTCCCTATTTCTGGAGTTACAACAAATATCCTTATACCTCCACTTGTAGCTTTTATTGTTTCTTTTTTTACATCAATGGGTGGTGTATCGGGTGCTTTTTTACTTTTACCATTTCAGGTGAGCGCCCTTAACTATACATCTCCAGGAGTAAGTGGAACAAACTTTATCTTTAATGTAGTTGCTATTCCTTCAGGTGTTTATAGATATCATAAGGAAAAACGAATCCCTTGGCCACTTGCATGGGTTATTATGATCGGAACAGTCCCAGGCATAATCATTGGCTATTATATAAGAATAAAAATTCTTCCAGATCCAAAATCTTTCAAATTTTTTGTTGGACTTGTATTACTTTATATTGGAGTAAGGCTTTTCTTTGATGTTTTGAAAAAGAAAAAAGCAACTGCACAGAAAAAGTTTGACCAGAAACTTACAAAAGAAGCTACTGTTAAAACAATATCTTTTTCATTGAAAAAAACTGTGTATGAATTCTGGGGTGAGAGATTTTCATTTAGCACAATTTGGGTATTCCTTCTTGCTTTTGTGATAGGAGTTATAGGTGGTGCTTATGGTATAGGCGGTGGCGCAATTATGTCGCCATTTTTAGTAACATTTTTTAAACTTCCTGTTCACAGCATAGCAGGAGCATGTCTTATGGGGACAGCTACAGCTTCTGTTTTCGGGGTTCTTTATTACGCAATACTGCCTTCGCCTGAGGGAATGCAGACAAGTCCTGATTGGTTACTTGGCTTACTTTTTGGATTGGGTGGTGCCTTTGGAATATATTTAGGTGCAAGAGTACAAAAACATGTTCCACAAAAATATATAAAGCTTATTTTAAGTATTTTAATAGTTTATGTTGCCTTAAGATATATAATTCAATTCTTTTATTAA
- a CDS encoding thioredoxin family protein, with product MDIKILGPGCANCYKVEETVKKVVSQLGIQAEISHIKDMKEIFKYTQVTPGILINGKLKHSGFPLPSEDKIRNILIEELSSK from the coding sequence ATGGATATAAAAATTCTTGGTCCTGGCTGTGCTAATTGTTACAAGGTTGAAGAAACAGTTAAAAAAGTCGTGTCTCAACTTGGAATTCAGGCTGAGATAAGCCATATAAAAGATATGAAAGAGATCTTCAAATACACGCAGGTTACTCCTGGAATTCTTATTAATGGAAAGCTTAAACATTCAGGCTTTCCTCTTCCATCAGAAGACAAAATAAGAAACATTTTAATTGAAGAACTTAGTTCAAAATAA